Proteins from a single region of Thermotoga maritima MSB8:
- the hisD gene encoding histidinol dehydrogenase, which yields MILMNNPGDKEVLRLLKQRMESVSQVEETVKEIIRRVKEEGDRALEEFLKRFEKHPVGIENLRVTEKEISEAQVEEEFVETIKIVIEDLKEFHRRQEERSFFFTTKGGSFLGEMVVPLESVGIYVPGGKVPYFSTLLMCAVPAIVAGVERIAVTTPPNENGGISPYILKTCEILGLKEIYRMGGAHAVAALTYGTETVKPVDKIVGPGGVFVTLAKKHVYGDVGIDSIAGPSEIAIVTDGSADLDLIAADFLSQAEHDENAMSVVITTSKEVFEKLPQVIERHLEALPEERRKTARISTENFGTIILTDSLKRAFEISNLIAPEHLEVLVENPFEPLGHIKNAGSVFLGKYTCESVGDYGAGPNHVLPTFRSARFSSGLRVSDFTKKIFITHLSEEDFRRKSELYSKMARWEGFEAHARAIDVRREKL from the coding sequence ATGATTCTAATGAACAATCCCGGGGATAAAGAAGTGCTCAGACTATTGAAACAAAGGATGGAATCTGTATCGCAGGTGGAAGAGACCGTAAAAGAAATCATCAGGAGAGTGAAAGAAGAAGGAGACAGAGCCCTCGAGGAATTCCTCAAAAGGTTCGAGAAGCACCCGGTGGGCATCGAGAACCTTCGTGTCACAGAGAAGGAAATATCGGAAGCCCAAGTAGAGGAAGAATTCGTTGAAACGATAAAAATCGTGATAGAAGACCTGAAGGAATTCCATCGAAGACAGGAGGAAAGATCTTTCTTTTTCACGACGAAGGGTGGAAGCTTCCTGGGAGAGATGGTTGTTCCTCTCGAGAGTGTGGGAATCTACGTTCCTGGGGGAAAGGTTCCGTACTTTTCCACGCTCCTCATGTGCGCGGTTCCCGCTATCGTTGCTGGTGTGGAAAGGATCGCTGTCACAACACCACCGAATGAAAACGGAGGCATCTCTCCATACATCCTGAAAACCTGCGAAATCCTCGGTCTGAAGGAGATCTACCGGATGGGAGGGGCTCACGCGGTAGCCGCCCTCACATACGGCACGGAAACAGTGAAACCCGTTGACAAGATCGTGGGACCCGGTGGAGTCTTCGTCACGCTCGCAAAGAAACACGTTTACGGAGACGTTGGAATCGATTCCATAGCGGGTCCCAGCGAGATTGCGATCGTGACAGACGGCAGTGCCGACCTGGATCTCATAGCCGCGGATTTCCTCTCCCAGGCAGAGCACGACGAGAACGCGATGAGTGTGGTGATAACCACTTCGAAAGAAGTCTTCGAAAAATTACCTCAGGTCATTGAAAGACACCTGGAAGCTCTTCCAGAAGAGAGAAGAAAAACGGCCAGGATTTCAACGGAAAATTTCGGTACCATCATCTTGACGGACAGTCTGAAAAGGGCCTTTGAGATCTCCAACCTCATCGCCCCCGAACATCTGGAGGTCCTCGTGGAAAACCCGTTTGAGCCACTGGGACACATAAAGAACGCGGGATCTGTCTTTCTCGGAAAGTACACCTGTGAGTCTGTGGGAGACTACGGTGCGGGACCGAACCACGTTCTTCCCACCTTCAGATCCGCGAGGTTCTCCTCAGGACTCAGGGTTTCCGATTTCACGAAGAAGATATTCATCACACACCTCTCCGAAGAAGATTTCAGAAGAAAGAGCGAGCTTTACTCGAAGATGGCGCGCTGGGAAGGTTTTGAAGCCCACGCTCGGGCGATAGACGTCAGGAGGGAAAAGCTGTGA
- the hisG gene encoding ATP phosphoribosyltransferase, which translates to MLKLAIPKGRLEEKVMTYLKKTGVIFERESSILREGKDIVCFMVRPFDVPTYLVHGVADIGFCGTDVLLEKETSLIQPFFIPTNISRMVLAGPKGRGIPEGEKRIATKFPNVTQRYCESKGWHCRIIPLKGSVELAPIAGLSDLIVDITETGRTLKENNLEILDEIFVIRTHVVVNPVSYRTKREEVVSFLEKLQEVIEHDSNEQSRG; encoded by the coding sequence ATGCTGAAACTGGCAATCCCCAAAGGAAGGTTAGAAGAGAAGGTGATGACCTACCTGAAAAAAACGGGAGTTATTTTCGAAAGGGAGTCTTCTATTCTTCGGGAAGGGAAGGATATCGTCTGTTTCATGGTGAGACCGTTCGATGTACCAACGTATCTCGTTCACGGAGTGGCAGACATTGGATTCTGTGGAACCGATGTACTCCTCGAAAAAGAAACTAGTCTCATTCAGCCCTTCTTCATTCCCACAAACATTAGCAGAATGGTTCTTGCCGGTCCGAAGGGAAGGGGAATACCAGAGGGTGAAAAGAGAATCGCCACGAAGTTTCCGAACGTAACTCAGAGATACTGCGAATCCAAAGGATGGCACTGTCGCATAATACCACTGAAGGGTTCTGTCGAACTCGCTCCAATAGCCGGACTCTCAGATCTCATCGTGGACATCACCGAAACTGGAAGAACACTGAAAGAGAACAACCTGGAGATTCTCGATGAAATATTCGTCATAAGAACCCATGTTGTGGTGAATCCGGTGAGTTACAGAACGAAAAGAGAAGAGGTGGTTTCCTTCCTTGAAAAGCTCCAGGAGGTGATCGAACATGATTCTAATGAACAATCCCGGGGATAA
- a CDS encoding ATP phosphoribosyltransferase regulatory subunit: MDFLDFEKVFSFYSKATKKGFSPFFVPALEKAEEPAGNFFLDRKGNLFSIREDFTKTVLNHRKRYSPDSQIKVWYADFVYRYSGSDLVAEYQLGLEKVPRNSLDDSLEVLEIIVESASEFFEGPVIVEIGHTGVYEDLLKEIPKDLHEKVLNLIDTKNLAEIEFLSHMKKIDLSRVEKIIEDSIYRRSPEHLKTMDLPLSVREDLLSASSFLQEKFPTVSVEIDLTLARTIEEYCGLIFTIYDTSSSRLVAAGGEYTVNGEKGVGGSIFLEGKTC, from the coding sequence GTGGATTTCTTGGATTTCGAGAAGGTGTTTTCGTTCTACAGTAAAGCCACGAAAAAAGGATTCTCACCGTTCTTCGTCCCAGCGCTCGAAAAGGCAGAAGAGCCGGCGGGGAATTTTTTCCTCGACAGAAAGGGCAATCTTTTCTCCATCAGAGAAGATTTCACAAAAACTGTCCTCAACCATCGTAAAAGATATTCCCCCGATTCTCAAATCAAGGTCTGGTACGCCGATTTCGTTTACAGATACTCGGGAAGCGATTTGGTGGCGGAGTATCAACTTGGACTCGAAAAGGTTCCAAGGAACTCCTTGGACGATTCGCTGGAAGTTCTTGAGATCATCGTCGAAAGTGCATCGGAATTTTTTGAAGGTCCGGTGATAGTGGAAATAGGACACACCGGTGTTTACGAGGATCTACTGAAAGAAATTCCGAAGGACCTCCACGAGAAGGTTCTGAATCTCATCGACACGAAAAACCTCGCGGAAATCGAGTTTCTCTCTCACATGAAGAAAATTGATCTTTCCAGGGTAGAGAAGATTATCGAAGACAGCATATACCGGAGATCACCGGAACATCTGAAGACGATGGATCTCCCGCTTTCAGTGAGGGAAGATCTGCTTTCGGCATCTTCCTTCCTTCAGGAGAAGTTCCCCACCGTTTCCGTTGAGATCGATCTCACCCTTGCGAGAACGATCGAAGAGTACTGTGGCCTGATATTCACCATCTACGATACATCTTCTTCCAGACTCGTAGCTGCCGGCGGAGAGTACACAGTGAACGGAGAAAAAGGTGTGGGTGGATCCATCTTTCTGGAGGGAAAAACATGCTGA
- a CDS encoding RNA-guided endonuclease InsQ/TnpB family protein, translating to MLRTYKFRIYPTREQEEKLAKHFGHTRFVYNFFLNYANIIYRVMERPTYYNEWASVLVKLKKTNKYSWLNEVNSQALQQSLKDLERAFKNFFKKQAGYPKFKKKKFSRQTFRIPQHIQLYIKEDNPKYGCIFVPKFKEGIKVRLHRKLPKDGKIKQATFIKTATNKYYAAIVFEVQDAEVQNTSTGILGIDLGIKDTITLSDGKKYKMPDLSKYERQIKRLHRRLSRKQRGSKNWEKARLCLAKLYEKIVNIKNDWLHKITHDLVSESQAGKIVVEDLNIKGMVQNHRLARHIHMQSWRRFLELLEYKAKRCGIEVIKANRYYPSSQMCSECGYINKEVKDLSVREWTCPVCGAHHDRDVNAAKNLVRYGLMLSIGREPSEFTPVDSALAAEPERGLRAITG from the coding sequence ATGCTTCGAACCTACAAGTTCAGAATCTACCCTACGAGAGAACAAGAAGAAAAACTGGCCAAACATTTCGGTCACACCAGATTCGTGTACAACTTCTTTCTGAACTACGCCAACATCATCTACAGAGTAATGGAACGTCCTACATACTACAACGAATGGGCATCTGTTTTGGTAAAACTCAAAAAGACAAACAAATATTCATGGCTCAACGAAGTGAACTCTCAAGCGCTCCAGCAGTCGCTGAAAGATTTAGAACGCGCATTCAAAAATTTCTTCAAAAAGCAAGCTGGCTATCCAAAGTTCAAGAAAAAGAAATTCTCCCGCCAAACCTTTCGTATTCCACAGCACATTCAGCTGTATATCAAAGAAGACAATCCAAAATACGGCTGTATATTCGTTCCCAAGTTCAAAGAAGGGATAAAAGTGCGGCTTCACAGAAAGCTTCCGAAAGACGGAAAGATAAAACAAGCAACGTTCATCAAAACAGCGACGAACAAATACTACGCTGCGATAGTCTTTGAAGTCCAAGATGCTGAAGTACAAAATACTTCCACCGGCATTCTAGGTATAGACCTTGGAATCAAAGACACAATCACATTGAGCGATGGCAAGAAATATAAAATGCCAGACCTTTCAAAATACGAGAGACAGATCAAAAGACTTCACAGACGATTATCCAGGAAACAGAGAGGTTCAAAGAACTGGGAAAAAGCACGTTTGTGTCTTGCAAAGCTGTACGAGAAAATAGTCAACATAAAAAACGACTGGCTTCACAAGATCACACACGATCTTGTCAGCGAAAGCCAAGCTGGAAAGATCGTGGTGGAAGACCTCAACATCAAAGGTATGGTTCAAAACCACAGACTTGCCAGGCACATCCACATGCAGTCGTGGAGGAGATTCTTAGAACTTCTCGAGTACAAGGCAAAGCGCTGTGGGATCGAAGTGATAAAAGCGAACAGATACTATCCCTCAAGTCAGATGTGCAGTGAATGCGGGTACATAAACAAAGAAGTCAAAGACCTGAGCGTTAGAGAATGGACGTGTCCTGTATGTGGAGCGCATCACGATAGAGACGTGAACGCTGCGAAGAATTTGGTCAGGTACGGCTTGATGCTTTCAATAGGGCGGGAACCGTCCGAATTTACGCCTGTGGACAGTGCTCTGGCGGCGGAACCCGAAAGGGGTCTACGAGCTATCACGGGTTGA
- a CDS encoding ArsB/NhaD family transporter — translation MNEAMLVLLFAILAYYFIIFGKIAKSVVTLLIALVLMAIKVVEGLDLKNIGEVVDFNTLGLLLGMMIIVHILKGTGFFEYLAISAIKISRGRFWLLFAFLMVLTAVTSAFLDNLITIILVSPILFLILDTMEVNPVPFFLFTIFIDNIGGMSTLIGSPLNIVLGSISGLSFNDFLKNMGLVTVLMFVVVFFLFKRYVRIDEKAFEKLRNLLSVDPKRSITDPVVLKKSLFVFLSTLVLFGLHSFVEVELSLIALIAACALLLMLGKNFEKVSEGIDWDTLFFYTGLFIISYSLEQIGVMEVIASFLKALSFNRFLFVATVTWISILSTAFLSAVPATLIIAPTLKILVSQGFPASLWWVYAVGANLGTNLTPLGAVQNIVGLSLLEKYTKHTVSFKEFFKVAWSFMFIPFIIATLYSLIIY, via the coding sequence ATGAACGAAGCAATGTTAGTTCTATTGTTTGCGATCCTCGCTTACTACTTCATCATATTCGGAAAGATCGCCAAATCCGTTGTAACCCTGCTCATTGCACTCGTTCTCATGGCAATAAAAGTTGTCGAAGGCCTCGATCTTAAAAACATAGGTGAAGTGGTCGATTTCAACACACTGGGGCTTCTCTTAGGAATGATGATCATCGTTCACATATTGAAGGGGACTGGTTTTTTCGAATATCTTGCAATTTCCGCTATAAAGATTTCCAGGGGTAGATTCTGGCTTCTGTTCGCCTTCCTTATGGTACTCACCGCTGTAACCTCCGCGTTCCTCGACAATTTGATCACCATCATTCTCGTTTCTCCTATACTGTTTTTGATCCTCGATACGATGGAAGTGAATCCCGTGCCTTTCTTTCTCTTCACGATCTTCATAGACAACATCGGAGGAATGTCAACACTCATCGGAAGTCCTTTGAACATCGTACTTGGTTCGATAAGCGGACTCAGCTTCAACGATTTTCTGAAGAACATGGGGCTTGTAACTGTTCTCATGTTTGTAGTCGTCTTTTTCCTCTTCAAGAGGTACGTTCGCATCGATGAAAAAGCCTTTGAAAAGCTTAGAAATCTTCTCAGCGTGGACCCGAAACGATCGATCACAGACCCGGTGGTTCTCAAAAAATCGCTGTTTGTTTTCCTCTCGACTCTGGTGTTGTTCGGTCTTCATTCCTTCGTGGAAGTAGAGCTTTCGTTGATAGCGCTCATAGCTGCCTGTGCGCTTCTTCTCATGCTTGGAAAGAATTTCGAAAAAGTGTCAGAAGGAATAGACTGGGACACGCTGTTCTTCTACACAGGCCTCTTCATCATCTCGTACTCTCTGGAACAAATCGGTGTTATGGAAGTCATAGCCAGTTTCCTGAAAGCTCTATCTTTCAACAGATTCCTGTTCGTTGCCACGGTAACATGGATCTCCATCCTTTCCACTGCTTTCCTGAGTGCTGTTCCCGCAACTCTCATAATCGCTCCCACACTGAAAATTCTCGTCTCGCAGGGTTTCCCCGCTTCACTGTGGTGGGTGTACGCCGTCGGTGCGAATCTTGGAACGAACCTGACACCTCTTGGAGCCGTTCAGAACATAGTTGGTCTTTCCCTTCTGGAAAAGTACACGAAACACACGGTGAGTTTCAAGGAATTTTTCAAGGTGGCGTGGAGCTTCATGTTCATACCGTTCATAATCGCAACGCTTTACTCACTCATCATCTATTAA
- a CDS encoding alpha/beta hydrolase → MRLITFDASYDPIAEESKTVRVYVFEPEKIERNLIFLHGIGNGNIPYLLWFGEKFREYNIKTWFLILPYHEKRAPENWSGGEPFYHSSPSFCVKRFDEAVQDVIDLVDVVKRDNDKPISLMGFSFGGMITTIALAREKRIEKGVICCSGGDWRWINWYSPYTERLRELYRKNGNEYGCRSEKDCIKNRRNAPEIIKSFNSIEDIRKKPPVGCYFYDPASFAPFVDQKVLFFWALFDHVIPYQSYACLHKLLKNKKTVYLPSGHKGSYFFRRYIAKRVVRFLIDDE, encoded by the coding sequence ATGAGACTGATAACGTTCGATGCTTCGTACGATCCCATCGCTGAAGAAAGCAAAACTGTGCGGGTCTATGTCTTTGAACCGGAGAAGATTGAACGCAATCTGATCTTCCTTCACGGGATAGGAAACGGAAATATTCCATACCTTCTCTGGTTTGGAGAGAAGTTCAGAGAGTACAACATCAAAACCTGGTTTCTCATCCTTCCCTATCACGAAAAACGTGCACCGGAGAACTGGTCTGGAGGAGAGCCTTTCTACCACTCTTCACCCTCTTTCTGTGTGAAGCGATTCGACGAGGCTGTGCAGGACGTGATCGATCTGGTTGATGTTGTGAAGAGAGACAATGACAAGCCCATTTCGTTGATGGGCTTCAGCTTCGGAGGAATGATAACAACCATAGCACTCGCCCGTGAAAAACGAATCGAAAAGGGTGTTATCTGCTGTTCTGGTGGAGACTGGAGATGGATCAACTGGTATTCACCTTACACGGAGAGATTGAGAGAACTCTACAGGAAGAATGGAAACGAATACGGTTGTAGATCGGAGAAGGATTGTATCAAGAACAGAAGGAATGCCCCTGAGATTATCAAGTCGTTCAACTCCATCGAAGATATCAGAAAAAAACCACCGGTGGGTTGCTATTTCTACGACCCGGCATCTTTCGCTCCGTTCGTTGACCAGAAAGTGCTATTCTTCTGGGCGCTCTTCGACCATGTGATACCATACCAGTCTTACGCGTGCCTTCACAAGCTTCTCAAGAACAAGAAGACCGTTTATCTTCCATCGGGTCACAAAGGTTCTTACTTCTTCAGGAGATACATCGCAAAAAGAGTGGTGAGGTTCTTAATAGATGATGAGTGA
- the minC gene encoding septum site-determining protein MinC yields the protein MVDFKMTKEGLVLLIKDYQNLEEVLNAISARITQMGGFFAKGDRISLMIENHNKHSQDIPRIVSHLRNLGLEVSQILVGSTVEGKENDLKVQSRTTVESTGKVIKRNIRSGQTVVHSGDVIVFGNVNKGAEILAGGSVVVFGKAQGNIRAGLNEGGQAVVAALDLQTSLIQIAGFITHSKGEENVPSIAHVKGNRIVIEPFDKVSFERSE from the coding sequence ATGGTGGATTTCAAGATGACGAAGGAAGGTCTCGTACTTCTCATAAAAGATTATCAGAACCTCGAAGAAGTCTTGAACGCGATCTCCGCTCGCATCACCCAGATGGGAGGATTTTTTGCCAAGGGAGACAGGATCTCTCTGATGATCGAGAATCACAACAAACACTCTCAGGATATACCAAGGATCGTTTCTCACCTGAGAAATCTCGGTCTTGAAGTCTCACAGATACTCGTTGGAAGCACTGTCGAGGGAAAGGAAAACGATCTGAAAGTGCAGTCACGAACGACGGTTGAAAGCACCGGTAAAGTGATAAAAAGGAATATTCGATCCGGTCAGACTGTTGTTCATTCCGGTGATGTGATAGTCTTCGGGAACGTGAACAAGGGGGCTGAAATCCTTGCCGGAGGTTCTGTTGTTGTTTTTGGAAAGGCGCAGGGCAACATACGTGCGGGATTGAACGAAGGAGGACAGGCCGTGGTAGCCGCCCTAGATCTTCAAACCTCCCTCATTCAAATAGCGGGTTTTATCACGCATTCCAAAGGAGAAGAAAACGTGCCTTCTATCGCACATGTGAAGGGAAATCGTATAGTGATCGAACCGTTTGACAAGGTGAGCTTTGAAAGGAGTGAATGA
- a CDS encoding M42 family metallopeptidase — METGKLLMELSNLDGPSGYETNVVSYIKSVIEPFVDEAKTTRHGSLIGYKKGKGIGKLAFFAHVDEIGFVVSKVEGQFARLEPVGGVDPKVVYASKVRIYTKNGIERGVIGMLAPHLQDSESRKKVLTYDEIFVDLSLCERDVRVGDIAVIDQTAFETNGKVVGKALDNRASCGVLVKVLEFLKRYDHPWDVYVVFSVQEETGCLGALTGAYEINPDAAIVMDVTFASEPPFSDHIELGKGPVIGLGPVVDRNLVQKIIEIAKKHNVSLQEEAVGGRSGTETDFVQLVRNGVRTSLISIPLKYMHTPVEMVDPRDVEELARLLSLVAVELEV; from the coding sequence ATGGAAACCGGAAAACTCTTGATGGAACTGTCGAACCTCGACGGCCCTTCAGGTTACGAGACGAACGTGGTTTCTTACATAAAGTCAGTCATTGAGCCCTTCGTGGACGAAGCGAAAACAACCCGCCACGGAAGTCTGATCGGATACAAAAAGGGAAAGGGGATAGGAAAACTCGCGTTTTTTGCCCACGTGGATGAAATCGGTTTTGTTGTTTCAAAGGTGGAGGGGCAATTCGCCAGACTCGAGCCCGTGGGTGGAGTGGATCCGAAGGTCGTTTATGCCTCAAAGGTGCGAATCTACACAAAAAACGGGATCGAACGCGGTGTGATCGGAATGCTTGCTCCACACCTGCAAGATTCGGAATCCAGAAAGAAAGTCCTCACATACGATGAAATCTTCGTCGATTTATCTCTGTGTGAAAGAGATGTTCGTGTAGGTGACATTGCAGTGATAGATCAGACGGCTTTCGAAACGAATGGGAAGGTGGTCGGGAAGGCTTTGGACAACAGAGCGAGCTGTGGAGTTCTTGTGAAAGTACTCGAATTTCTCAAAAGATACGATCACCCATGGGATGTCTATGTGGTCTTTTCTGTTCAGGAAGAGACAGGGTGCTTAGGGGCTCTCACAGGTGCGTACGAGATAAATCCCGACGCGGCGATCGTGATGGACGTTACGTTCGCTTCCGAGCCTCCATTCAGTGATCACATAGAGCTTGGAAAAGGTCCGGTGATAGGCCTGGGACCGGTTGTGGATAGGAATCTTGTTCAGAAGATCATCGAGATAGCGAAGAAACACAACGTTTCCCTTCAGGAAGAAGCGGTTGGTGGAAGGTCCGGCACGGAAACGGATTTCGTTCAGCTTGTTCGAAACGGTGTTAGAACGTCTCTCATATCCATTCCCTTGAAGTACATGCACACTCCCGTTGAAATGGTGGACCCGCGCGATGTGGAGGAACTCGCTAGACTTCTCTCCCTTGTCGCGGTAGAACTGGAGGTGTGA
- a CDS encoding M42 family metallopeptidase produces the protein MYLKELSMMPGVSGDEGKVRDFIKSKIEGLVDNLYTDVLGNLIALKRGRDSSKKLLVSAHMDEVGFVVSKIEKDGKVSFLPVGGVDPRILPGKVVQVKNLKGVIGYRPIHLQRDEENTPPRFENLRIDFGFSSADEAKKYVSIGDYVSFVSDYIEKNGRAVGKAFDDRAGCSVLIDVLESGVSPAYDTYFVFTVQEETGLRGSAVVVEQLKPTCAIVVETTTAGDNPELEERKWATHLGDGPAITFYHRGYVIPKEIFQTIVDTAKNNDIPFQMKRRTAGGTDAGRYARTAYGVPAGVISTPARYIHSPNSIIDLNDYENTKKLIKVLVEEGKIVEVVS, from the coding sequence ATGTATCTCAAAGAGCTTTCGATGATGCCGGGTGTGTCTGGAGATGAAGGGAAGGTCAGGGATTTCATAAAGTCAAAGATAGAAGGTCTTGTTGACAACCTTTACACCGATGTCCTTGGGAATTTGATAGCTTTGAAAAGAGGAAGAGATTCTTCGAAAAAACTGCTCGTTTCGGCTCACATGGATGAGGTCGGTTTCGTTGTGAGCAAAATAGAAAAGGACGGAAAAGTGTCGTTCTTGCCCGTTGGGGGAGTCGATCCCAGGATACTTCCCGGAAAGGTGGTTCAGGTGAAGAATCTCAAAGGAGTTATCGGCTACAGACCGATCCACCTTCAGCGCGATGAAGAGAACACTCCCCCAAGGTTTGAGAACCTGAGAATTGATTTCGGTTTTTCTTCGGCAGACGAAGCGAAAAAGTACGTATCAATAGGAGACTACGTCTCTTTCGTGAGTGATTACATCGAAAAGAACGGCCGGGCAGTCGGGAAAGCGTTCGACGACAGAGCGGGTTGTTCTGTTCTGATCGATGTTCTCGAAAGTGGTGTGAGTCCCGCTTACGACACGTACTTTGTCTTCACAGTTCAAGAAGAGACGGGTCTTCGTGGAAGTGCAGTTGTGGTGGAACAGCTGAAACCCACCTGTGCCATCGTCGTGGAAACCACCACGGCCGGCGACAATCCGGAACTGGAGGAAAGGAAATGGGCAACACATCTGGGTGACGGTCCTGCCATCACCTTTTACCACAGAGGATACGTGATCCCAAAGGAGATCTTTCAGACCATCGTGGATACGGCGAAGAACAACGACATTCCGTTTCAGATGAAGAGAAGAACCGCTGGGGGAACGGACGCGGGACGTTACGCCAGAACCGCCTACGGAGTACCAGCAGGTGTGATCTCCACTCCAGCTCGGTACATTCACAGTCCGAATTCGATCATAGATTTGAACGACTACGAAAACACGAAGAAACTCATAAAAGTACTTGTCGAGGAAGGAAAAATCGTGGAGGTGGTCTCATGA
- a CDS encoding M42 family metallopeptidase, translating into MKELIRKLTEAFGPSGREEEVRSIILEELEGHIDGHRIDGLGNLIVWKGSGEKKVILDAHIDEIGVVVTNVDDKGFLTIEPVGGVSPYMLLGKRIRFENGTIGVVGMEGETTEERQENVRKLSFDKLFIDIGANSREEAQKMCPIGSFGVYDSGFVEVSGKYVSKAMDDRIGCAVIVEVFKRIKPAVTLYGVFSVQEEVGLVGASVAGYGVPADEAIAIDVTDSADTPKAIKRHAMRLSGGPALKVKDRASISSKRILENLIEIAEKFDIKYQMEVLTFGGTNAMGYQRTREGIPSATVSIPTRYVHSPSEMIAPDDVEATVDLLIRYLGA; encoded by the coding sequence ATGAAGGAACTGATCAGAAAGCTGACGGAAGCCTTCGGCCCAAGTGGACGGGAAGAAGAGGTGAGAAGTATCATCCTCGAGGAACTCGAAGGGCACATAGATGGCCACAGGATCGATGGGCTCGGCAATCTCATTGTCTGGAAAGGAAGCGGCGAGAAAAAGGTGATACTGGACGCTCACATAGATGAGATAGGTGTTGTCGTCACAAACGTGGACGACAAGGGATTTCTGACAATAGAACCCGTCGGCGGTGTCTCTCCGTACATGCTTCTTGGAAAAAGGATCAGGTTCGAAAACGGTACAATAGGCGTTGTTGGTATGGAAGGTGAAACAACAGAAGAAAGGCAGGAGAATGTGAGAAAGCTCTCGTTCGACAAGCTGTTCATCGATATCGGTGCAAATTCCAGAGAAGAAGCACAGAAGATGTGCCCAATTGGAAGCTTCGGTGTCTACGACAGTGGATTCGTCGAAGTTTCCGGGAAATACGTCTCGAAGGCGATGGATGACAGGATAGGATGTGCCGTGATCGTGGAAGTTTTCAAAAGAATCAAACCCGCTGTTACGCTCTACGGTGTTTTCAGTGTTCAGGAAGAAGTGGGACTGGTCGGTGCCTCGGTGGCGGGGTACGGCGTACCAGCGGACGAGGCCATCGCGATCGATGTGACTGATTCGGCAGACACTCCGAAGGCCATCAAGAGACACGCAATGAGGCTCTCCGGTGGACCCGCTCTGAAAGTGAAAGACAGGGCATCGATCAGCAGCAAACGCATCCTCGAAAATTTGATAGAAATCGCGGAAAAATTCGATATAAAGTATCAGATGGAGGTTCTGACGTTCGGCGGTACGAACGCCATGGGGTACCAGCGGACTAGAGAAGGGATTCCTTCGGCCACGGTGTCTATTCCCACACGATACGTTCACTCACCCAGTGAGATGATCGCACCAGATGATGTTGAGGCAACGGTCGATCTTCTCATCAGGTATCTGGGGGCGTGA
- a CDS encoding ComEA family DNA-binding protein, with amino-acid sequence MRLRKQHQRTILFVALVFFILLGIVMERETRTEEDTTASQKVVAFPVELNTASLEDLMSIPGIGPVKAQRIIDYRESHGGFSSVEELKNVSGIGEKTLEKISRYVTVEGVEQHIKREVTKLNVNTASVEELETLPYIGEVKAKAIVEYREKNGPFRSPEDLLDVPGIGEKTLEKIRGKITF; translated from the coding sequence TTGAGACTCAGAAAGCAACATCAAAGAACAATTCTGTTCGTGGCACTTGTTTTCTTCATATTGCTTGGAATTGTTATGGAACGAGAAACGAGAACAGAAGAGGACACAACAGCTTCTCAGAAGGTGGTCGCCTTTCCTGTGGAGCTGAACACCGCTTCTCTGGAGGACCTGATGTCGATTCCAGGGATCGGGCCTGTGAAAGCCCAGAGGATCATCGATTACAGAGAGTCACACGGTGGATTTTCGAGTGTAGAAGAATTGAAGAACGTCTCTGGAATCGGAGAAAAAACCCTGGAGAAGATTTCCAGATATGTGACCGTCGAAGGAGTTGAACAACATATCAAAAGAGAAGTCACAAAACTGAACGTGAACACAGCTTCGGTTGAAGAACTCGAAACCCTTCCCTACATAGGTGAGGTAAAGGCAAAAGCCATTGTCGAGTACCGAGAGAAAAACGGTCCCTTTCGTTCTCCCGAAGATCTTCTGGACGTGCCTGGAATAGGTGAAAAGACGCTGGAGAAAATAAGAGGAAAAATCACATTTTGA